In Chryseobacterium camelliae, one DNA window encodes the following:
- a CDS encoding response regulator transcription factor → MNILLLEDDLILSAELCKFLESNHFSCQRVYDGETFLNQIKDSGYDLYLLDINVPKINGLEVCQTIRSFDKNTPILIISAYGDISDKKDAFNRLADDYLVKPFQFEELLLRINSLLRRKAPSENSDQEIIRIDDLIINKTEQKVYRSGHEISLTLKEFQLLVYLAEAQGRTVSKQQITEHVWEHNFNTNTNTVEVYINFLRKKIDKDFKVKLIHTRSGFGYYLSPL, encoded by the coding sequence ATGAACATTCTTTTATTGGAAGATGACCTGATCCTATCCGCGGAATTGTGTAAATTTTTAGAATCCAATCATTTCAGCTGTCAGAGGGTATATGACGGCGAAACTTTCCTGAATCAGATCAAGGACAGCGGTTATGACCTGTACCTGCTGGACATCAATGTTCCCAAGATCAACGGCCTGGAAGTATGTCAGACCATCCGTTCTTTCGATAAGAATACTCCCATCCTGATTATTTCGGCTTACGGCGATATTTCCGATAAAAAGGATGCTTTCAACAGGCTTGCTGATGACTACCTTGTTAAGCCCTTCCAGTTTGAAGAACTGCTGTTACGGATCAATTCCTTACTGAGACGTAAGGCTCCTTCTGAAAATTCAGATCAGGAAATCATCCGGATCGATGATCTTATCATCAACAAAACCGAACAGAAAGTATACCGCAGCGGCCATGAGATCAGCCTCACCCTGAAAGAGTTCCAGCTGCTCGTCTATCTTGCGGAAGCCCAGGGAAGGACTGTTTCCAAACAACAGATTACTGAGCACGTATGGGAACATAATTTCAATACCAATACCAATACGGTAGAAGTATACATCAACTTCCTGCGGAAAAAGATTGACAAGGACTTTAAAGTAAAACTGATCCACACCCGTTCGGGCTTCGGATATTACCTAAGCCCTTTATAA